In the genome of Sardina pilchardus chromosome 14, fSarPil1.1, whole genome shotgun sequence, one region contains:
- the tnpo1 gene encoding transportin-1 isoform X1: MECAWKPDEQGLQQILQLLKESQSPDTTTQRSVQQKLEQLNQYPDFNNYLIFVLTKLKSEDEPTRSLSGLILKNNVKAHYQNFPNGVSEFIKNECLENIGDSSPLIRATVGILITTIASKGELQNWPELLPKLCQLLDSEDYNTCEGAFGALQKICEDSAEILDSDMLDRPLNVMIPKFLQFFKHNSPKIRSHAIACVNQFIISRTQALMLHIDPFIENLFALATDEEPEVRKNVCRALVMLLEVRMDRLLPHMHNIIQYMLQRTQDQDENVALEACEFWLTLAEQPVCKDVLSGHLAQLTPVLVNGMRYSEIDIILLKGDVEEEDEAIPDNEQDIRPRFHRSRTVAQQHEGGDGIEEDDDDDDDLDDDDTISDWNLRKCSAAALDVLANVFRDELLLHILPLLKELLFHQEWVVKESGILVLGAIAEGCMQGMIAYLPELIPHLVQCLSDKKALVRSIACWTLSRYAHWVVSQPPDQYLKPLMTELLKRILDGNKRVQEAACSAFATLEEEACTELVPYLAFILDTLVFAFSKYQHKNLLILYDAIGTLADSVGHHLNKPEYIQMLMPPLIQKWNQLKDEDKDLFPLLECLSSVATALQSGFLPYCEPVYQRCVNLVQKTLAQAMVNLHQSQPDAYESPDKDFMIVALDLLSGLAEGLGGNIEQLVARSNILTLMYQCMQDKMPEVRQSSFALLGDLTKACFQHVKPCIADFMPILGTNLNPELISVCNNATWAIGEISIQMGADMQPYVAMVLHQLIEIINRPNTPKTLLENTAITIGRLGYVCPQEVAPMLQQFIRPWCTSLRNIRDNEEKDSAFRGICTMITVNPGGVVQDFIFFCDAVASWVSPKDDLRDMFYKILHGFKDQVGEENWCRFSDQFPLPLKERLAAFYGV; the protein is encoded by the exons ATGGAGTGCGCTTGGAAACCAGACGAGCAAGGACTTCAACAGATTCTTCAGCTTCTGAAGGAGTCCCAGTCTCCGGATACCACAACGCAAAGATCCGTCCAACAA AAACTGGAGCAACTCAACCAGTATCCAGACTTCAACAACTACCTGATATTTGTCCTGACAAAGTTAAAATCGGAAG ATGAGCCCACTCGCTCCCTAAGTGGACTCATCCTCAAGAACAATGTGAAGGCCCACTACCAGAACTTCCCCAACGGCGTGTCTGAGTTCATCAAGAACGAGTGCCTGGAGAATATTGGAGATTCTTCGCCTCTGATCCGGGCCACTGTGG gtatCCTTATCACCACCATCGCTTCAAAGGGCGAACTGCAGAACTGGCCAGAGCTTCTGCCCAAACTATGTCAGCTTTTGGATTCAGAAGACTACAACACATGcgag GGGGCGTTTGGAGCGCTGCAGAAGATCTGCGAGGACTCGGCCGAGATCCTGGACAGTGACATGCTGGACCGGCCGCTCAACGTCATGATCCCCAAGTTCCTCCAGTTCTTCAAGCACAACAGCCCCAAGATACG gtctcaTGCCATCGCTTGTGTTAATCAGTTCATCATCAGCCGCACTCAGGCACTGATGCTTCACATCGACCCCTTCATTGAG AATCTGTTTGCCCTGGCGACGGACGAGGAGCCGGAGGTTCGTAAGAACGTGTGCAGAGCTCTGGTCATGCTGCTGGAGGTGCGCATGGACCGTCTGCTCCCCCACATGCACAACATCatccag TACATGCTGCAGCGTACGCAGGACCAGGATGAGAACGTGGCGTTGGAAGCCTGCGAGTTCTGGCTGACGCTCGCTGAGCAGCCTGTGTGTAAGGACGTGCTGTCTGGACACCTGgcaca GCTCACTCCAGTGCTGGTCAATGGGATGAGATACTCAGAGATCGACATCATTCTCCTGAAG GGcgacgtggaggaggaggacgaggccaTCCCTGACAACGAGCAGGACATCCGGCCCAGATTCCACCGCTCGCGCACCGTTGCCCAGCAACACGAGGGGGGCGACGGCATCGAAGAggacgatgatgacgatgacgacCTGGACGATGACGACACCATCTCTGACTGGAACCTGA GGAAGTGTTCTGCGGCTGCACTAGACGTTCTAGCGAACGTGTTCCGCGACGAGCTGCTGCTGCACATCCTCCCTCTGCTCAAGGAGCTGCTGTTCCACCAGGAGTGGGTCGTCAAGGAGTCGGGCATCCTGGTGCTGGGAGCTATCGCAGAgg GCTGTATGCAGGGTATGATTGCGTACCTGCCCGAGCTGATCCCACACCTGGTGCAGTGCCTGTCGGACAAGAAGGCTCTGGTGCGCTCCATCGCCTGCTGGACGCTGAGCCGCTACGCCCACTGGGTGGTCAGCCAGCCGCCCGACCAGTACCTCAAGCCCCTGATGACCGAGCTGCTCAAGCGCATCCTCGACGGCAACAAGAGGGTGCAGGAGGccgcctgcag tgcgtTTGCCaccctggaggaggaggcctgTACGGAGCTGGTTCCGTATCTGGCCTTCATCCTGGACACGCTGGTGTTCGCCTTCAGCAAGTACCAGCACAAGAACCTGCTCATCCTCTACGACGCCATCGGGACACTCGCAGACTCTGTGGGACACCACCTCAACAAAccg gaGTATATCCAGATGTTGATGCCTCCACTGATTCAGAAATGGAACCAACTGAAGGATGAGGACAAAGACCTTTTCCCTTTGCTGGag tgtcTCTCGTCCGTGGCCACTGCTCTACAGAGTGGCTTCCTGCCCTACTGTGAGCCGGTGTATCAGCGCTGTGTCAACCTGGTGCAGAAGACCCTCGCGCAGGCCATGGtgaat TTGCACCAGTCCCAGCCAGATGCGTACGAGTCCCCTGATAAGGACTTCATGATCGTGGCCCTGGATCTGCTCAGTGGATTGGCTGAGGGACTGGGCGGCAACATCGAACAGCTGGTTGCCCGTAGCAACATCCTCACCCTCATGTACCAGTGTATGCAG gaCAAAATGCCAGAGGTTCGCCAGAGCTCTTTTGCTCTGCTGGGAGACCTCACCAAAGCCTGCTTCCAGCACGTCAAACCTTGCATTG CGGATTTCATGCCCATATTGGGGACTAACCTGAACCCTGAACTGATCTCTGTGTGCAACAATGCAACGTGGGCTATCGGAGAGATATCCATTCAGATGG GTGCTGACATGCAGCCCTACGTTGCTATGGTATTGCACCAGCTGATTGAGATCATTAACAGGCCCAACACCCCAAAGACCCTACTGGAGAACACAG CAATAACAATTGGTCGTCTTGGTTACGTTTGTCCTCAAGAGGTGGCACCCATGCTACAGCAGTTTATAAGACCCTG GTGCACTTCCCTGCGGAACATAAGAGACAATGAGGAGAAGGACTCGGCATTCCGAGGGATCTGCACCATGATCACAGTCAACCCCGGAGGAGTGGTGCAG GACTTTATATTTTTCTGTGATGCTGTGGCCTCATGGGTGAGCCCAAAGGATGACCTGAGAGACATGTTCTACAAG ATCCTCCATGGCTTTAAGGACCAGGTCGGTGAAGAGAACTGGTGCCGGTTCTCCGACCAGTTCCCGCTCCCCCTGAAGGAACGCCTCGCCGCGTTCTACGGAgtctaa
- the tnpo1 gene encoding transportin-1 isoform X2 has translation MECAWKPDEQGLQQILQLLKESQSPDTTTQRSVQQKLEQLNQYPDFNNYLIFVLTKLKSEDEPTRSLSGLILKNNVKAHYQNFPNGVSEFIKNECLENIGDSSPLIRATVGILITTIASKGELQNWPELLPKLCQLLDSEDYNTCEGAFGALQKICEDSAEILDSDMLDRPLNVMIPKFLQFFKHNSPKIRSHAIACVNQFIISRTQALMLHIDPFIENLFALATDEEPEVRKNVCRALVMLLEVRMDRLLPHMHNIIQYMLQRTQDQDENVALEACEFWLTLAEQPVCKDVLSGHLAQLTPVLVNGMRYSEIDIILLKGDVEEEDEAIPDNEQDIRPRFHRSRTVAQQHEGGDGIEEDDDDDDDLDDDDTISDWNLRKCSAAALDVLANVFRDELLLHILPLLKELLFHQEWVVKESGILVLGAIAEGCMQGMIAYLPELIPHLVQCLSDKKALVRSIACWTLSRYAHWVVSQPPDQYLKPLMTELLKRILDGNKRVQEAACSAFATLEEEACTELVPYLAFILDTLVFAFSKYQHKNLLILYDAIGTLADSVGHHLNKPEYIQMLMPPLIQKWNQLKDEDKDLFPLLECLSSVATALQSGFLPYCEPVYQRCVNLVQKTLAQAMLHQSQPDAYESPDKDFMIVALDLLSGLAEGLGGNIEQLVARSNILTLMYQCMQDKMPEVRQSSFALLGDLTKACFQHVKPCIADFMPILGTNLNPELISVCNNATWAIGEISIQMGADMQPYVAMVLHQLIEIINRPNTPKTLLENTAITIGRLGYVCPQEVAPMLQQFIRPWCTSLRNIRDNEEKDSAFRGICTMITVNPGGVVQDFIFFCDAVASWVSPKDDLRDMFYKILHGFKDQVGEENWCRFSDQFPLPLKERLAAFYGV, from the exons ATGGAGTGCGCTTGGAAACCAGACGAGCAAGGACTTCAACAGATTCTTCAGCTTCTGAAGGAGTCCCAGTCTCCGGATACCACAACGCAAAGATCCGTCCAACAA AAACTGGAGCAACTCAACCAGTATCCAGACTTCAACAACTACCTGATATTTGTCCTGACAAAGTTAAAATCGGAAG ATGAGCCCACTCGCTCCCTAAGTGGACTCATCCTCAAGAACAATGTGAAGGCCCACTACCAGAACTTCCCCAACGGCGTGTCTGAGTTCATCAAGAACGAGTGCCTGGAGAATATTGGAGATTCTTCGCCTCTGATCCGGGCCACTGTGG gtatCCTTATCACCACCATCGCTTCAAAGGGCGAACTGCAGAACTGGCCAGAGCTTCTGCCCAAACTATGTCAGCTTTTGGATTCAGAAGACTACAACACATGcgag GGGGCGTTTGGAGCGCTGCAGAAGATCTGCGAGGACTCGGCCGAGATCCTGGACAGTGACATGCTGGACCGGCCGCTCAACGTCATGATCCCCAAGTTCCTCCAGTTCTTCAAGCACAACAGCCCCAAGATACG gtctcaTGCCATCGCTTGTGTTAATCAGTTCATCATCAGCCGCACTCAGGCACTGATGCTTCACATCGACCCCTTCATTGAG AATCTGTTTGCCCTGGCGACGGACGAGGAGCCGGAGGTTCGTAAGAACGTGTGCAGAGCTCTGGTCATGCTGCTGGAGGTGCGCATGGACCGTCTGCTCCCCCACATGCACAACATCatccag TACATGCTGCAGCGTACGCAGGACCAGGATGAGAACGTGGCGTTGGAAGCCTGCGAGTTCTGGCTGACGCTCGCTGAGCAGCCTGTGTGTAAGGACGTGCTGTCTGGACACCTGgcaca GCTCACTCCAGTGCTGGTCAATGGGATGAGATACTCAGAGATCGACATCATTCTCCTGAAG GGcgacgtggaggaggaggacgaggccaTCCCTGACAACGAGCAGGACATCCGGCCCAGATTCCACCGCTCGCGCACCGTTGCCCAGCAACACGAGGGGGGCGACGGCATCGAAGAggacgatgatgacgatgacgacCTGGACGATGACGACACCATCTCTGACTGGAACCTGA GGAAGTGTTCTGCGGCTGCACTAGACGTTCTAGCGAACGTGTTCCGCGACGAGCTGCTGCTGCACATCCTCCCTCTGCTCAAGGAGCTGCTGTTCCACCAGGAGTGGGTCGTCAAGGAGTCGGGCATCCTGGTGCTGGGAGCTATCGCAGAgg GCTGTATGCAGGGTATGATTGCGTACCTGCCCGAGCTGATCCCACACCTGGTGCAGTGCCTGTCGGACAAGAAGGCTCTGGTGCGCTCCATCGCCTGCTGGACGCTGAGCCGCTACGCCCACTGGGTGGTCAGCCAGCCGCCCGACCAGTACCTCAAGCCCCTGATGACCGAGCTGCTCAAGCGCATCCTCGACGGCAACAAGAGGGTGCAGGAGGccgcctgcag tgcgtTTGCCaccctggaggaggaggcctgTACGGAGCTGGTTCCGTATCTGGCCTTCATCCTGGACACGCTGGTGTTCGCCTTCAGCAAGTACCAGCACAAGAACCTGCTCATCCTCTACGACGCCATCGGGACACTCGCAGACTCTGTGGGACACCACCTCAACAAAccg gaGTATATCCAGATGTTGATGCCTCCACTGATTCAGAAATGGAACCAACTGAAGGATGAGGACAAAGACCTTTTCCCTTTGCTGGag tgtcTCTCGTCCGTGGCCACTGCTCTACAGAGTGGCTTCCTGCCCTACTGTGAGCCGGTGTATCAGCGCTGTGTCAACCTGGTGCAGAAGACCCTCGCGCAGGCCATG TTGCACCAGTCCCAGCCAGATGCGTACGAGTCCCCTGATAAGGACTTCATGATCGTGGCCCTGGATCTGCTCAGTGGATTGGCTGAGGGACTGGGCGGCAACATCGAACAGCTGGTTGCCCGTAGCAACATCCTCACCCTCATGTACCAGTGTATGCAG gaCAAAATGCCAGAGGTTCGCCAGAGCTCTTTTGCTCTGCTGGGAGACCTCACCAAAGCCTGCTTCCAGCACGTCAAACCTTGCATTG CGGATTTCATGCCCATATTGGGGACTAACCTGAACCCTGAACTGATCTCTGTGTGCAACAATGCAACGTGGGCTATCGGAGAGATATCCATTCAGATGG GTGCTGACATGCAGCCCTACGTTGCTATGGTATTGCACCAGCTGATTGAGATCATTAACAGGCCCAACACCCCAAAGACCCTACTGGAGAACACAG CAATAACAATTGGTCGTCTTGGTTACGTTTGTCCTCAAGAGGTGGCACCCATGCTACAGCAGTTTATAAGACCCTG GTGCACTTCCCTGCGGAACATAAGAGACAATGAGGAGAAGGACTCGGCATTCCGAGGGATCTGCACCATGATCACAGTCAACCCCGGAGGAGTGGTGCAG GACTTTATATTTTTCTGTGATGCTGTGGCCTCATGGGTGAGCCCAAAGGATGACCTGAGAGACATGTTCTACAAG ATCCTCCATGGCTTTAAGGACCAGGTCGGTGAAGAGAACTGGTGCCGGTTCTCCGACCAGTTCCCGCTCCCCCTGAAGGAACGCCTCGCCGCGTTCTACGGAgtctaa
- the ptcd2 gene encoding pentatricopeptide repeat-containing protein 2, mitochondrial: MALRGLNICVRFIRNCPRIGILQSSPQIGCLGCQIGAKRHLLSNDVVKLQEFQQKKLAMAHRVTGAKSDYFESVNQKLQKNELILTDELKLLLHLCQSADDMAIAKSAIHRFHEENRNVSIKDFRFGPLFMRLCYELGLEDMAAMTVTDETLKGFFSEATSFNIAIDMLFMKECYESALEVVAVMNNQGVTFNRDTYTLASATCYKLNTPKSYRVCKSLLEEGQAKGLLIGRHSYCFAAALAIKQNDMETAKTLYTKILYTESKLCMNLNVWILAMIGSIKDALAILNKSILPKRPAFVKRPEFSQEVLVMLQRQSANGKWAKQVEVAVARLQASGQVTQQSLDDMLCQTPKGKRRTMPVLVEERKTGGGRIYRRLRSTLLSE, encoded by the exons ATGGCGCTGCGCGGACTAAACATCTGCGTCCGATTCATCCGTAATTGTCCAAGAATAGGAATACTTCAGAGTTCCCCCCAGATCGGCTGTTTGGGATGTCAAATAGGAG cAAAACGGCATCTCTTGTCTAATGATGTTGTGAAGCTGCAAGAGTTTCAACAGAAGAAACTTGCCATGGCTCACCGGGTTACAGGAGCAAAAA GTGACTACTTTGAGAGTGTGAATCAGAAACTACAGAAGAACGAGCTGATTCTGACGGACGAACTGAAGCTGCTGCTGCACTTATGCCAGTCGGCCGATGACATGGCCATAGCCAAGAGCGCAATACACAG GTTTCATGAGGAGAATAGAAACGTGTCAATTAAGGACTTTAGATTTGGTCCCCTGTTCATGAGGCTCTGCTATGAACTCGGACTGGAGGACATGGCAGCGATGACTGTAACTGATGAG ACACTCAAAGGATTCTTCTCAGAAGCCACATCATTCAACATTGCCATAGACATGCTTTTTATGAAAGAATGCTATGAAA GTGCCTTAGAGGTTGTGGCAGTGATGAATAACCAGGGTGTGACCTTCAATAGAGACACCTACACGTTAGCCTCTGCCACCTGTTACAAGCTG aaTACTCCAAAGTCTTACAGAGTCTGCAAGTCCCTGCTGGAGGAGGGACAGGCCAAAGGTCTCTTGATAGGCAGGCACAGCTACTGTTTTGCTGCTGCTCTTGCCATCAAACAG AATGACATGGAAACAGCCAAGACATTATACACTAAAATCTTGTACACAGAAAGCAAACTATGCATGAATCTaaac GTGTGGATCTTGGCAATGATTGGATCCATAAAAGACGCCCTTGCTATACTTAATAAATCCATCCTCCCCAAAAGGCCGGCCTTCGTCAAGAGGCCTGAATTTAGCCAGGAAGTG CTGGTGATGCTGCAGAGGCAGAGTGCAAATGGGAAGTGGGCGAagcaggtggaggtggcggtggcGCGGTTGCAGGCGTCCGGGCAGGTGACGCAGCAGAGTCTGGACGACATGCTGTGCCAGACGCccaaggggaagaggaggacgatgcccgtgctggtggaggagagaaagaccgGTGGTGGCAGGATATACAGGCGACTACGCTCCACACTGCTGTCCGagtag